One Lacunisphaera limnophila DNA window includes the following coding sequences:
- a CDS encoding thioredoxin-like domain-containing protein — MKSRLIALLVSLLLPLASSAAATLEQLAADPQLWPQEVTVTGSAKATVLRNGQPAGMMLIGAGKKLTVTGIAADGVTGKLGGATVRVPVEKTNLLAGGSGPEEVAEEAREETPAPAPALAPGARPAMQRRLAGKLVALAGGGLQPVADGRLDGVKYYALYFSASWCGPCRQFTPGFVQFYRAMKAKHPEFEVVFVSADNSAGEMAGYMKQDGMPWLAMKYDQVPRSPEIQRYSGPGIPCLVLVDANGRVLSDSYDGDNYVGPGKVLQDTQRILKRGS, encoded by the coding sequence ATGAAATCACGCCTGATTGCCCTGCTGGTTTCCTTGTTGCTGCCGCTCGCGTCCAGTGCGGCGGCGACGCTTGAGCAGCTGGCGGCGGATCCGCAGCTCTGGCCGCAGGAGGTGACGGTCACGGGCTCGGCGAAGGCCACGGTGCTCCGGAACGGGCAGCCCGCGGGCATGATGCTGATCGGGGCGGGGAAGAAGCTGACCGTCACGGGCATCGCGGCCGATGGCGTGACGGGCAAGCTCGGGGGCGCCACGGTGAGGGTGCCGGTGGAGAAGACCAATTTGCTCGCGGGCGGCAGCGGCCCCGAGGAGGTGGCGGAGGAGGCCCGGGAGGAGACGCCGGCGCCCGCGCCCGCGCTCGCGCCGGGGGCGCGTCCGGCGATGCAGCGGCGGCTGGCGGGCAAGCTGGTGGCGCTGGCGGGCGGCGGCCTGCAGCCGGTGGCGGATGGGCGGCTGGATGGCGTGAAGTATTACGCGCTGTATTTTTCCGCGAGCTGGTGCGGGCCGTGCCGGCAGTTCACGCCGGGGTTCGTGCAGTTTTATCGCGCGATGAAGGCGAAGCACCCGGAGTTCGAAGTCGTGTTCGTGAGTGCCGACAACTCGGCGGGCGAGATGGCCGGCTACATGAAGCAGGACGGCATGCCCTGGCTGGCGATGAAATACGACCAGGTGCCGCGGTCGCCCGAGATCCAACGTTACTCGGGCCCCGGCATCCCCTGCCTGGTGCTGGTGGATGCGAACGGGCGGGTGTTGTCGGACAGTTACGACGGCGACAACTACGTCGGGCCGGGGAAGGTGCTGCAGGATACGCAGCGGATTTTGAAGCGGGGGAGCTGA
- a CDS encoding methyl-accepting chemotaxis protein: MSRRSSLTFKHKLVLCLLGIGVLPLVAISLLALRSIDQLRDTVEQTHEGASRAAMDVIDRNLFERYGDVQAFALNSAVLDRPAWYARDPAQNSIAQAMDNYVRLYGLYVLTIAVDLDGRVIAVNSRNAAGNVLDTGSLYDRNFKDESWFRATLADEFLKSPTLDGTHVTAPWFDTDSARLTGGDGLVLAFSAPIRDATGRVVGVWHNRADFGFIEEIARSTQVTLATRGFRSADIRVIDGEGRILVEYDPLGSGNPALTRDRAVVLQSNYVTAGAAPALLAVRGQSGVSHFIPPGEDTDHVCGYSASLGALGFPGLKWSVLTAVRTEEADVIVYDTRRQLLLVSGASLLLLAGAAFWLARSLSRPILTALEKIRLGGEEIDTHTQQVSVSAHQLAQDSSSSAASLEETAASLEEMSGMTQRNAGSAGQAQTAAARARAAADTGAGQMQSMQGAMQGIKAASDDITKILKTIDEIAFQTNILALNAAVEAARAGEHGAGFAVVAEEVRALAQRSASAAKETATKIADSVARSQQGVAISTAVAGSFTQIQQQVLELDRLVAEISTSSREQDSGITEINRAVAQMDRITQGNAATAEENASASEELSSLSTSLRTTVGELFVLIGGRGTHDAAGTSGQPHPNQRRQSDQKTVVSAPRAGSAANRRPAAVTPKAKANADAFFENT, encoded by the coding sequence ATGTCCCGTCGCTCGTCCCTCACGTTCAAGCACAAGCTCGTCCTCTGCCTCCTCGGCATCGGGGTGCTGCCGCTCGTTGCCATCTCCCTGCTCGCCTTGCGGTCGATCGATCAGCTCCGGGACACCGTTGAGCAGACCCACGAGGGCGCCAGCCGCGCCGCCATGGATGTCATCGACCGCAACCTCTTCGAGCGCTACGGCGACGTCCAGGCCTTCGCGCTCAACTCCGCCGTCCTCGACCGCCCGGCCTGGTATGCCCGCGACCCCGCGCAAAACAGCATCGCGCAGGCCATGGACAACTACGTCCGCCTCTACGGACTCTACGTCCTGACCATCGCCGTCGACCTCGACGGCCGCGTCATCGCCGTCAACAGCCGCAACGCCGCCGGCAACGTCCTCGACACGGGCTCGCTCTACGACCGCAACTTCAAGGACGAATCCTGGTTCCGCGCCACGCTGGCCGACGAATTCCTCAAAAGCCCCACCCTCGACGGCACCCACGTCACCGCCCCCTGGTTCGACACCGACAGCGCCCGCCTCACCGGCGGCGACGGCCTCGTCCTCGCCTTCTCCGCCCCGATCCGCGACGCCACCGGCCGGGTCGTCGGCGTCTGGCACAACCGCGCCGACTTCGGCTTCATCGAGGAGATCGCCCGCTCCACCCAGGTGACGCTCGCCACGCGCGGCTTTCGCTCCGCCGATATCCGGGTCATCGACGGCGAGGGTCGCATCCTCGTGGAATACGACCCGCTGGGCTCCGGCAATCCCGCCCTCACCCGTGACCGCGCGGTCGTCCTCCAGTCCAATTACGTCACCGCTGGCGCCGCTCCCGCGCTGCTCGCGGTCCGCGGGCAGTCCGGCGTCAGCCATTTCATCCCTCCGGGCGAGGACACGGATCATGTCTGCGGCTACTCCGCCTCGCTGGGCGCACTGGGTTTCCCCGGTTTGAAATGGTCCGTCCTCACCGCCGTCCGCACCGAGGAGGCCGATGTTATCGTTTACGACACGCGCCGCCAGCTCCTGCTGGTCAGCGGCGCCAGCCTCTTGCTGCTCGCCGGCGCCGCCTTCTGGCTCGCCCGCTCGCTCAGCCGCCCGATCCTTACCGCGCTGGAAAAGATCCGCCTCGGCGGCGAGGAGATCGACACCCACACCCAGCAGGTCTCCGTTTCCGCCCATCAACTCGCGCAGGACTCCAGCAGCTCCGCCGCCTCCCTCGAGGAAACCGCCGCCTCCCTCGAGGAGATGTCCGGCATGACCCAGCGCAATGCCGGCTCCGCCGGGCAGGCGCAGACCGCCGCCGCCCGCGCCCGCGCGGCCGCCGACACCGGTGCCGGCCAGATGCAGTCCATGCAGGGCGCCATGCAGGGCATCAAGGCCGCCTCCGACGACATCACCAAGATCCTGAAGACGATCGACGAGATCGCCTTCCAGACCAACATCCTCGCCCTCAACGCCGCCGTCGAGGCCGCCCGCGCCGGCGAACACGGCGCCGGCTTTGCCGTCGTCGCCGAGGAGGTCCGCGCCCTCGCCCAACGGTCTGCCTCCGCCGCCAAGGAGACCGCGACCAAGATCGCGGACTCCGTCGCCCGGAGCCAGCAGGGCGTCGCGATCAGCACCGCGGTTGCCGGCAGCTTCACCCAGATCCAACAGCAGGTCCTCGAACTCGACCGGCTGGTCGCGGAAATTTCCACGTCCTCCCGGGAGCAAGACTCCGGCATCACCGAGATCAACCGCGCCGTCGCCCAGATGGATCGCATCACCCAAGGCAACGCCGCCACCGCCGAGGAAAACGCCTCCGCCTCCGAGGAACTCAGCTCCCTCTCCACCTCCCTCCGCACCACCGTCGGCGAACTCTTCGTCCTCATCGGCGGCCGCGGCACCCACGACGCCGCCGGCACCAGCGGCCAGCCCCACCCCAACCAGCGCCGCCAGAGCGATCAAAAGACCGTCGTCAGCGCCCCGCGCGCCGGCTCCGCCGCCAACCGCCGCCCCGCCGCCGTGACGCCAAAGGCCAAAGCCAACGCCGACGCCTTCTTCGAAAACACCTGA
- a CDS encoding response regulator has translation MQPARILIVEDDPIASTLLAGWARHQGAAVTTVGSTAEADTALDTWDFDLIISDVHLPGNDGLVWIEVVLARPQPPPVILITGSPELTTTVRAANLPIAGYLLKPPDFASLSALAQRLVAEHRHRRELRELSRETAWLITQLAGETDPLRDKLLQLSRCLMAEADQNPRLAPQPVHDQPWRAMIADTIATLEKTKHSFRSKELGQLRQRLALALGGRAAA, from the coding sequence ATGCAACCCGCCCGCATCCTGATCGTCGAAGACGACCCGATCGCCAGCACCCTGCTGGCCGGCTGGGCCCGCCATCAGGGCGCGGCGGTCACCACCGTGGGCAGCACCGCCGAGGCCGACACCGCCCTCGACACCTGGGACTTCGACCTGATTATCAGCGATGTTCACCTGCCCGGCAACGACGGCTTGGTCTGGATCGAGGTCGTGCTGGCCCGCCCGCAGCCCCCGCCCGTCATCCTGATCACCGGCTCGCCGGAACTCACCACCACCGTCCGCGCCGCCAACCTGCCCATCGCCGGCTACCTCCTGAAGCCACCCGATTTTGCGTCCCTCTCCGCCCTCGCCCAACGCCTGGTGGCCGAACACCGCCACCGGCGCGAATTGCGCGAGCTCTCCCGTGAGACGGCCTGGCTGATCACCCAGCTGGCCGGGGAGACCGACCCGCTCCGCGACAAACTCCTCCAGCTTTCGCGCTGCCTCATGGCCGAGGCCGACCAGAATCCCCGCCTGGCCCCGCAGCCCGTCCACGACCAGCCCTGGCGCGCCATGATCGCGGATACCATCGCCACCTTGGAGAAGACCAAGCATAGCTTCCGCTCCAAGGAACTCGGCCAGCTCCGCCAACGCCTCGCCCTCGCCCTCGGCGGCCGCGCCGCCGCCTGA
- a CDS encoding toprim domain-containing protein, which translates to MASNYTEASIKTLSSLEHIRLRPGMYIGRLGNGTHAEDGIYVLLKETIDNSIDEFMMGGGRKIEVELTDRSVKVRDYGRGIPLGKLVDCVSIINTGAKYDSETFQKAVGLNGVGQKAVNALSLSYRAQAFRDGETKVVEFEQGRLKSQTKVTKTTDRTGTLIEFTPDEKLFGKDFKFRTEFIEDMLWNYAFLNRGLTLTLNGKPFRSEHGLKDLLTKELSGEPLYPIIHLEGEDIEIAVTHGKHYGEEYWSFVNGQHTTMGGTHLAAFREAFVETLRNHFKKDFDAADVRQSIDAAIVVRVQEPVFESQTKTKLGSTEVGPKGHTLKEFVGKFVQQSLDTYLHKNRETAEIIKAKIEENEHERKELAGIRNIARERAKKASLHNRKLRDCRLHLGDRNPRAEESTLFIVEGDSAAGSLTATRDVQTQAVFALKGKPLNTYGLTKKVIYENEEFHLLQAALNIEESLDGLRYNRIVIATDADVDGMHIRLLLLSFFLQFFPDVIRNNHLFILQTPLFRVRNKKITRYCYSEPEKQAAIVECGASHEITRFKGLGEISAGEFKDFIGENIRLDPVNLHHLYSSDELLSFFMGKNTPERQDFIIGNLRVEKDLVEA; encoded by the coding sequence ATGGCATCCAACTACACCGAAGCCAGCATCAAGACCCTCAGCTCCCTCGAGCACATCCGGCTCCGCCCCGGCATGTACATCGGCCGCCTCGGCAACGGCACCCATGCCGAGGACGGCATCTACGTCCTCCTCAAGGAGACCATCGATAACTCCATCGACGAGTTCATGATGGGCGGCGGCCGCAAGATCGAGGTCGAGCTCACCGACCGCTCCGTCAAGGTCCGCGACTACGGCCGCGGCATCCCCCTCGGCAAACTGGTCGACTGCGTCTCCATCATCAACACCGGCGCCAAGTACGACTCCGAGACCTTCCAGAAGGCCGTCGGCCTCAACGGCGTCGGCCAGAAGGCCGTCAACGCCCTCTCCCTCTCCTACCGCGCCCAGGCCTTCCGCGACGGCGAGACCAAGGTCGTCGAGTTCGAGCAGGGCCGCCTCAAGTCCCAGACCAAGGTCACCAAGACCACCGACCGCACCGGCACCCTCATCGAGTTCACCCCCGACGAGAAGCTCTTCGGCAAGGACTTCAAGTTCCGCACCGAGTTCATCGAGGACATGCTCTGGAACTACGCCTTCCTCAACCGCGGCCTCACCCTCACCCTCAACGGCAAACCCTTCCGCTCCGAGCACGGCCTCAAGGACCTCCTCACCAAGGAACTCTCCGGCGAACCCCTCTACCCCATCATCCACCTCGAGGGCGAGGACATCGAGATCGCCGTCACCCACGGCAAGCACTACGGCGAGGAATACTGGTCCTTCGTCAACGGCCAGCACACCACCATGGGCGGCACCCACCTCGCCGCCTTCCGCGAGGCCTTCGTCGAGACCCTCCGCAACCACTTCAAGAAGGACTTCGACGCCGCCGACGTCCGCCAGTCCATCGACGCCGCCATCGTCGTCCGCGTCCAGGAACCCGTCTTCGAGTCCCAGACCAAGACCAAGCTCGGCTCCACCGAGGTCGGCCCCAAGGGCCACACCCTCAAGGAATTCGTCGGCAAGTTCGTCCAGCAGTCCCTCGACACCTACCTCCACAAGAACCGCGAGACCGCCGAGATCATCAAGGCCAAGATCGAGGAGAACGAACACGAGCGCAAGGAACTCGCCGGCATCCGCAACATCGCCCGCGAGCGCGCCAAGAAGGCCTCCCTCCACAACCGCAAGCTCCGCGACTGCCGCCTCCACCTCGGCGACCGCAACCCCCGCGCCGAGGAATCCACCCTCTTCATCGTCGAGGGCGACTCCGCCGCCGGCTCCCTCACCGCCACCCGCGACGTCCAGACCCAGGCCGTCTTCGCGCTGAAGGGCAAACCCCTCAACACCTACGGCCTCACCAAGAAGGTCATCTACGAGAACGAGGAATTCCACCTCCTCCAGGCCGCCCTCAACATCGAGGAATCCCTCGACGGCCTCCGCTACAACCGGATCGTCATCGCCACCGACGCCGACGTCGACGGCATGCACATCCGCCTGCTCCTCCTCTCTTTCTTCCTCCAGTTCTTCCCCGACGTCATCCGCAACAACCACCTCTTCATCCTGCAGACGCCCCTCTTCCGCGTCCGCAACAAGAAGATCACCCGCTACTGCTACTCCGAGCCCGAGAAGCAGGCCGCCATCGTGGAGTGCGGCGCCAGCCACGAGATCACCCGCTTCAAGGGCCTCGGCGAGATCAGCGCCGGCGAGTTCAAGGACTTCATCGGCGAGAACATCCGCCTCGACCCCGTGAACCTCCACCACCTCTACAGCTCCGACGAGCTCCTGTCCTTCTTCATGGGCAAGAACACCCCCGAGCGCCAGGACTTCATCATCGGCAACCTGAGAGTCGAAAAAGACCTGGTCGAAGCCTGA
- a CDS encoding response regulator transcription factor translates to MPVPSTTIAGAKLLLVEDSVELRVNCAELLRTAGYRVLEAADGVEALELWEREDPELILLDLNMPRLNGWQTLEKLKLRGCRRPVMLLTGLNEVTDRVRGLAAGADDYLGKPCDFRELIARVQALLRRSQPEASGRTRLQFGGITVDLTDRTAVSATGAVALTRTEYAILDLLARHHGRPVARATILDAVWGYTNRPNTRTVETHVWRLRQKLGDGGDEPQWIRTVPGSGYVLACEPETVAA, encoded by the coding sequence ATGCCCGTCCCTTCCACCACTATTGCCGGGGCCAAGCTGCTTCTCGTTGAGGACAGCGTGGAGTTGCGCGTGAACTGCGCGGAGTTGCTGCGGACCGCGGGGTACCGGGTGCTCGAGGCGGCGGATGGCGTGGAGGCGCTGGAGCTGTGGGAGCGGGAGGATCCGGAGTTGATCCTGCTCGATCTGAACATGCCGCGGTTGAACGGGTGGCAAACCTTGGAGAAGCTGAAGCTGCGCGGCTGCCGGCGACCGGTGATGCTGCTGACGGGGCTCAACGAGGTGACCGACCGCGTGCGGGGACTGGCGGCGGGGGCGGACGACTACCTGGGCAAGCCCTGTGATTTTCGGGAACTGATTGCGCGGGTACAGGCCTTGCTGCGGCGGAGCCAGCCGGAGGCGAGCGGGCGGACGCGGCTGCAGTTTGGCGGGATCACGGTTGACCTGACGGATCGCACGGCGGTCTCGGCCACGGGGGCGGTGGCACTGACCCGCACGGAGTACGCGATCCTGGACCTGCTGGCGCGGCATCATGGCCGGCCGGTGGCGCGGGCGACGATCCTCGACGCCGTGTGGGGCTACACGAACCGGCCGAACACACGGACGGTGGAGACGCATGTGTGGCGCCTGCGGCAGAAGCTGGGCGACGGCGGGGACGAGCCGCAATGGATCCGCACCGTGCCGGGGTCGGGGTATGTGCTCGCGTGTGAACCGGAGACGGTGGCGGCGTAG